A region of Dioscorea cayenensis subsp. rotundata cultivar TDr96_F1 chromosome 5, TDr96_F1_v2_PseudoChromosome.rev07_lg8_w22 25.fasta, whole genome shotgun sequence DNA encodes the following proteins:
- the LOC120262299 gene encoding protein FEZ-like, translating into MEEMMRNEMDNEVMLPGFRFHPTDEELVGFYLKRKIQQKPLSIELIRQLDIYKYDPWDLPKFASTGEKEWYFYCPRDRKYRNSARPNRVTGAGFWKATGTDRPIYSSEGSTKCIGLKKSLVFYRGRAAKGIKTDWMMHEFRLPSLIDTKKPLDKNIHPNDSWAICRIFKKTSSMAQRALQSHAWASPSSSSASPSQENIESHDMFSTPQQNTTQFMLQKCATADDHYNYPPLDVSTYRAINLMNVSCKPSLIPVNYSPVVDHEAAVNQPTNFIFSSVPSQAQTFPLKQDNAVDVIASMLEDEEGKSFACIDFAHPEQTNGFMLDLPPLEMNGSQFSNIYNGNNNHGPSFPFSLTANLSDDHWIPCSPDKQYS; encoded by the exons ATGGAGGAGATGATGAGGAATGAGATGGATAATGAAGTGATGCTTCCAGGGTTTAGATTTCATCCAACTGATGAAGAACTGGTTGGTTTTTATCTCAAGAGAAAGATTCAACAAAAGCCTCTCTCCATTGAGCTTATCAGACAACTGGACATATACAAATATGATCCATGGGACCTTCCTA agtttgCATCAACTGGAGAAAAAGAGTGGTATTTTTACTGCCCAAGAGATCGAAAATACCGAAACAGTGCAAGGCCTAACAGGGTCACTGGAGCTGGGTTTTGGAAGGCAACTGGAACAGATAGACCTATATATTCATCAGAGGGATCAACTAAATGCATAGGACTGAAGAAATCACTGGTTTTTTATAGAGGAAGAGCTGCTAAAGGGATTAAAACTGACTGGATGATGCATGAGTTCAGGCTTCCTTCACTCATTGACACTAAAAAACCTCTAGACAAGAACATCCAtcccaat GATTCATGGGCTATTTGTAGGATATTTAAGAAGACTAGTTCAATGGCACAAAGAGCACTGCAATCTCATGCATGGgcatcaccatcttcatcatcagcatcaccatcacaagAAAACATAGAGTCTCATGACATGTTCTCAACTCCTCAGCAAAACACTACTCAGTTCATGCTGCAGAAGTGTGCAACTGCTGATGATCATTATAATTACCCTCCTTTGGATGTGTCAACCTACAGAGCCATCAATCTCATGAACGTCAGTTGCAAGCCATCCTTGATTCCTGTTAATTATTCTCCAGTTGTTGATCATGAAGCAGCTGTAAACCAACCCACAAACTTCATCTTCTCTTCAGTACCATCACAAGCACAAACATTCCCATTAAAACAAGATAATGCTGTTGATGTTATTGCTTCCATgctggaagatgaagaaggtaAGTCCTTTGCATGCATAGATTTTGCACATCCAGAACAGACTAATGgtttcatgcttgatttgccGCCGTTGGAGATGAATGGTAGTCAGTTTTCAAACATCTACAATGGCAATAACAACCATGGTCCCAGTTTTCCGTTTAGTTTGACGGCCAACTTGTCAGATGATCACTGGATTCCTTGCTCTCCAGACAAACAATACAGTTAA